In Blastopirellula sp. J2-11, a single genomic region encodes these proteins:
- a CDS encoding rhomboid family intramembrane serine protease encodes MSFGSGGRSMVNTLVIINVIAFFVDWLVFGSRLAGHFDLQAGGFVPGLASVHADTLLHPLMWWRFLTYGFLHSQSDIWHIIGNMFVLWMFGRQIEERYGGAEFLRIYLVSVILGGVFWSAVCLATGAINGSVVGASGAVTTVLILFICNYPRVTIYVSLLFPVPAWLVGVVLIGFNVMGAFGNGQSNVAFTVHLAGAAFGLAYFYGGWNLGFLTFGGLPERLRESMKRKPNLKVHSPPEDDPYYDSNDEAERILDKIRDEGMSSLTATEKRKLEAYSRRMKQKHS; translated from the coding sequence ATGTCTTTCGGCTCGGGCGGGCGCTCGATGGTAAACACGTTGGTGATCATCAACGTGATCGCCTTTTTCGTCGACTGGCTCGTCTTTGGCAGCCGGCTCGCCGGCCATTTTGATCTGCAGGCAGGCGGCTTTGTGCCTGGCCTGGCGTCGGTTCATGCCGATACGTTGCTCCACCCGCTGATGTGGTGGCGGTTTCTGACCTACGGCTTTCTGCATAGTCAATCCGACATTTGGCACATCATCGGCAACATGTTTGTGCTGTGGATGTTCGGTCGGCAGATCGAAGAACGTTACGGCGGCGCCGAGTTTCTGCGGATCTACCTGGTCAGCGTCATCCTGGGGGGCGTTTTCTGGTCGGCCGTCTGTTTGGCGACCGGCGCCATCAACGGCTCGGTTGTCGGCGCCTCGGGCGCGGTGACGACGGTTTTGATTCTGTTTATTTGCAACTACCCGCGCGTCACGATTTATGTGAGTCTGCTCTTTCCCGTCCCGGCTTGGTTGGTGGGCGTCGTGCTGATCGGCTTCAATGTCATGGGCGCTTTTGGGAATGGACAAAGCAACGTCGCGTTCACAGTTCACTTGGCCGGCGCCGCATTTGGCTTGGCCTACTTTTATGGCGGCTGGAATCTAGGTTTCCTCACCTTTGGCGGTCTGCCAGAGCGACTGCGCGAATCGATGAAGCGAAAGCCGAATCTGAAGGTGCATTCGCCCCCAGAAGATGATCCCTATTACGATTCCAACGATGAAGCGGAGCGGATCCTCGATAAAATCCGGGACGAAGGAATGAGCAGTCTGACAGCGACCGAAAAACGGAAGCTCGAAGCATACAGCCGTCGGATGAAACAAAAGCATAGCTAA
- a CDS encoding S1C family serine protease encodes MPKTSISAGLLSCCALTLALFAASIQPSLAQESAAPMANAWRSTADTRVSDARPMQRLRPATGDLGLTPDEERNIYVYDKGNRSVCHIMTRSVQRDTVFGMLMTESPAEGSGSGSVLDKQGHILTNYHVIEGATEIDVMLFNAENYSATLVGQDPVNDIAVLKINVPADVLYPIELGDSANLRVGQKAFAIGNPFGLERTMTIGIISSLNRMLPSRSGRTMKAIIQIDAALNRGNSGGPLFDSNGRLIGMNTAIASRTGQNTGVGFAIPVATIRRVAPQLIASGKVTRPDLGVTRVYLTDDGLGIASLAEGGPAEKAGLRGFQLIREQVRRGPYVYEETRVDRSKADVITAVDGASVQSSDDLLTAIERKNPGEVVTLSVLREGKKVDIPVTLGVGD; translated from the coding sequence ATGCCGAAAACCTCCATTTCCGCCGGCTTGCTCAGCTGCTGCGCGTTGACGCTTGCTTTGTTCGCCGCTTCCATCCAACCCAGCTTGGCCCAAGAATCTGCCGCTCCGATGGCCAACGCCTGGCGATCGACTGCCGATACGCGCGTGAGCGATGCTCGACCGATGCAGCGGCTGCGGCCAGCGACCGGTGATCTCGGCTTGACGCCGGACGAAGAGCGAAACATCTATGTTTACGATAAAGGGAATCGCAGCGTTTGCCACATCATGACGCGCAGCGTGCAGCGCGACACGGTCTTTGGAATGCTGATGACCGAGTCGCCGGCCGAAGGTTCTGGGTCCGGCTCCGTGCTCGATAAGCAAGGCCACATCCTGACCAACTATCACGTGATTGAAGGAGCGACCGAGATCGATGTCATGCTCTTCAATGCCGAGAATTATTCGGCCACTCTGGTTGGCCAGGATCCGGTCAACGATATCGCCGTGCTCAAGATCAACGTGCCGGCCGATGTTCTTTATCCGATTGAGTTGGGGGACTCGGCCAATCTGCGCGTCGGCCAGAAGGCGTTCGCCATCGGCAATCCGTTTGGGTTGGAGCGAACGATGACGATCGGCATTATTTCTAGCTTGAATCGGATGTTGCCGTCGCGCAGCGGGCGAACGATGAAAGCGATCATCCAGATCGACGCGGCGCTGAACCGGGGGAACTCGGGAGGGCCCCTGTTTGACAGCAACGGCCGCTTGATCGGCATGAACACGGCGATCGCAAGTCGAACCGGGCAAAACACGGGCGTTGGATTCGCCATTCCGGTCGCTACGATTCGTCGAGTCGCCCCCCAACTGATCGCCAGCGGCAAAGTGACGCGACCCGATTTGGGCGTGACGCGGGTTTATTTGACCGACGACGGGCTGGGGATCGCATCGCTTGCTGAAGGAGGACCCGCCGAAAAGGCGGGTTTGCGTGGGTTTCAATTGATTCGTGAGCAAGTTCGCCGGGGACCCTATGTTTATGAAGAAACCCGCGTTGACCGCAGCAAAGCGGACGTAATTACCGCAGTCGACGGCGCCTCCGTCCAATCTTCCGACGACCTACTGACCGCGATCGAGCGAAAAAATCCTGGGGAAGTTGTGACTCTGAGCGTTCTGCGTGAGGGAAAAAAAGTCGACATTCCCGTCACGTTAGGCGTCGGCGATTAG
- a CDS encoding formylglycine-generating enzyme family protein, whose amino-acid sequence MTKSTPRLQYMRQLAAGKPPGQPRRSYLLPIAGLVILSLGVGFYFFPPEGGFPALSIAGLTGSTHSTPRAEVMESDDDGMISLAGGLFLLGKPDGPLDAQPVVKVNISPLRIDQHETTNAQFAAFVEATQYLTDAERRGRSWVFDAKTGEASIVDGAQWRYPTGPGSTIIGREDYPVLQVSWYDARAYAEWAGKRLPTEAEWEFAARGGQNVGEYPAHDAEGKIGNVWQGRFPFADAASDGYAEVAPVGKFAANGFGIYDMAGNAAEWCSDHYAEDSYQLADRVDPVGPVDGEERVIRGGSWLSSEQDGVSEAMVWYRSHSVPRSPNNFTGFRCVQSVTR is encoded by the coding sequence GTGACCAAATCAACGCCAAGGCTTCAGTACATGCGACAGTTGGCCGCTGGCAAACCGCCGGGCCAACCGCGCCGCAGTTACTTGCTGCCGATTGCCGGCCTGGTGATTCTCAGCCTAGGCGTCGGCTTCTATTTCTTTCCGCCGGAAGGCGGTTTTCCTGCGCTGAGCATCGCTGGTCTCACCGGATCGACGCACAGCACGCCGCGCGCTGAAGTGATGGAGAGCGACGACGACGGCATGATCTCGCTCGCCGGCGGGCTCTTTCTATTGGGGAAGCCCGATGGTCCGCTCGACGCGCAGCCGGTCGTGAAGGTGAACATCTCGCCGCTACGGATTGATCAACACGAAACAACCAACGCCCAGTTCGCGGCCTTCGTCGAAGCGACCCAATATCTAACCGACGCCGAACGGCGGGGGCGGTCGTGGGTTTTCGACGCCAAGACCGGAGAAGCGTCGATTGTCGACGGCGCCCAGTGGCGATATCCAACCGGCCCCGGCAGTACGATCATTGGGCGCGAAGATTATCCGGTCCTCCAAGTTTCCTGGTATGACGCTCGGGCCTATGCCGAGTGGGCCGGCAAACGGTTGCCGACCGAAGCCGAATGGGAATTCGCGGCTCGCGGCGGTCAAAACGTCGGCGAATACCCGGCGCATGATGCCGAGGGAAAAATTGGCAACGTCTGGCAAGGACGATTTCCGTTTGCAGACGCCGCTAGCGACGGCTATGCCGAAGTAGCGCCGGTCGGCAAATTCGCCGCCAACGGATTTGGGATCTACGACATGGCGGGCAACGCTGCCGAATGGTGCAGCGATCACTATGCCGAAGACAGCTATCAATTGGCCGATCGCGTTGATCCCGTCGGCCCGGTCGATGGTGAAGAACGGGTTATCCGCGGCGGCAGTTGGCTCTCTAGCGAACAAGACGGCGTGAGCGAAGCGATGGTCTGGTATCGCTCTCACTCCGTCCCCCGCTCACCCAACAACTTTACGGGGTTTCGCTGCGTGCAGTCGGTGACGCGGTAG
- a CDS encoding tetratricopeptide repeat protein, whose protein sequence is MTRNVVSASAVAALLWLGNPCVVSAQEPIVVELYGQGVHQFNRGEMTEAFMTLSTAIDQGSKDPRAFYFRGLALWNMGRPEQAELDFQEGAKLELTADRSYAIGKSLERVQGSARLKLEDYRQKIRVQEFIARKQWERQRYEMRKAAEEEVLRGAVPASATLPVEPKASDPTDPFGSSEAVSPGASTPTTPAEPAMPAPMNDDPFGGSTQPATDDPFAAPTKPAMESAPPAPATNDPFDAGAGTTPAPNNVPAMENAEATPSLDDPFGGSTQPATDDPFAAPTKPAMESAPPAPATNDPFDAGAGTTPAPNNVPAMENAEATPSLDDPFGGSTQPATDDPFAAPTKPAMESAPGAPATNDPFDAGEAPTKTLPLVPDPTAKPAMEAAPASDDPFAAPADLVPTPSVEPAMQSPPAQPAVNDPFGTGAPSEDKFGPAVTPATTNLEMPEDAVAKRAPLRGTANVMEGAAAAGGSTTRVVGAAISAIGSALTPKLKTPSLPGMSGQSTPANDDPFAAPAETKPAASDDPFATPAPAGDDPFGATPPAGMKPAPATTPASDDPFAVPAADDPFGAAPAKDMEAKPAPDNSDPFADPFAN, encoded by the coding sequence ATGACGAGGAACGTTGTCTCGGCGTCGGCTGTCGCCGCACTGCTGTGGCTAGGAAACCCGTGCGTCGTTTCGGCTCAAGAGCCGATCGTCGTCGAGCTTTACGGCCAAGGGGTGCATCAGTTCAATCGCGGAGAAATGACCGAGGCGTTTATGACGCTCTCGACCGCCATCGACCAGGGTTCGAAAGATCCGCGCGCCTTTTACTTCCGAGGGCTCGCCCTGTGGAATATGGGGCGACCGGAACAAGCCGAACTCGATTTCCAGGAAGGCGCCAAATTGGAGCTGACCGCGGATCGCTCTTATGCGATCGGGAAATCACTAGAGCGAGTTCAAGGCTCAGCTCGTTTGAAACTAGAAGACTATCGCCAAAAAATCCGCGTCCAGGAGTTCATCGCTCGTAAACAGTGGGAACGCCAACGCTATGAGATGCGGAAAGCGGCCGAAGAAGAAGTACTTCGCGGCGCCGTTCCAGCCAGCGCCACTTTGCCGGTCGAGCCGAAAGCTTCTGATCCGACCGATCCGTTTGGGAGCAGTGAAGCGGTCTCGCCAGGCGCGTCGACACCAACGACTCCTGCCGAACCGGCGATGCCGGCTCCGATGAACGACGACCCGTTTGGCGGTTCGACCCAACCGGCAACCGATGATCCTTTCGCGGCGCCGACCAAGCCAGCGATGGAATCGGCCCCGCCTGCTCCGGCGACCAACGATCCCTTTGACGCGGGCGCCGGCACAACTCCCGCTCCCAACAATGTTCCCGCGATGGAAAACGCCGAAGCGACTCCTTCGCTGGACGATCCGTTTGGCGGTTCGACCCAACCGGCGACCGATGATCCTTTCGCAGCGCCGACCAAGCCGGCGATGGAATCGGCCCCGCCTGCTCCGGCGACCAACGATCCCTTTGACGCGGGCGCCGGCACGACTCCTGCGCCCAACAATGTTCCCGCGATGGAAAACGCCGAAGCGACTCCTTCGCTGGACGATCCGTTTGGCGGTTCGACCCAACCGGCGACCGATGATCCTTTCGCGGCGCCGACCAAGCCAGCGATGGAATCGGCGCCCGGCGCTCCGGCGACCAACGATCCCTTTGACGCGGGTGAAGCCCCGACCAAGACTTTGCCGCTCGTTCCCGATCCAACCGCCAAACCGGCGATGGAAGCGGCTCCGGCCAGTGATGATCCTTTCGCCGCTCCGGCTGACTTGGTCCCGACGCCGAGCGTTGAACCGGCGATGCAGTCGCCTCCTGCGCAGCCGGCTGTCAACGATCCGTTTGGAACGGGCGCACCGAGCGAAGACAAATTTGGCCCAGCGGTGACACCGGCAACGACCAACCTGGAAATGCCGGAAGACGCCGTCGCCAAACGTGCGCCGCTCCGTGGAACCGCCAATGTGATGGAAGGCGCTGCAGCCGCCGGCGGATCAACCACCCGCGTCGTTGGCGCCGCGATCAGCGCGATCGGCAGCGCCCTGACGCCGAAGCTGAAAACTCCGAGTTTGCCCGGCATGAGCGGACAATCGACTCCTGCCAACGACGATCCGTTCGCCGCTCCGGCCGAGACGAAGCCAGCTGCTTCCGATGACCCATTCGCGACTCCGGCTCCGGCTGGTGATGATCCGTTTGGTGCAACTCCTCCGGCCGGGATGAAACCGGCTCCGGCGACGACGCCGGCCAGCGACGATCCCTTCGCTGTTCCCGCTGCG
- a CDS encoding rhodanese-like domain-containing protein yields MRKWTISWALIGGIVLAGVWVTNTMRTSEVKAAESENSEGLTSNSQLANPLIDFDGHLKQALQAREIRAKRRVSEKEFIEMAQDPATLVLDARSAGKYKLLHVEGAVNLPYTDFTAASLAEVIPTPETRVLIYCNNNFKNAPVALAPKNAFVSLNINTYVALYSYGYKNIYELKPLLDRNTTKIKFAGTIINAEKTTASPTARSETP; encoded by the coding sequence ATGCGCAAATGGACCATTAGCTGGGCGTTGATCGGGGGGATCGTACTTGCCGGCGTTTGGGTTACCAATACGATGCGGACCAGTGAAGTCAAAGCGGCCGAATCCGAAAATTCAGAGGGTCTGACCAGCAACTCCCAACTGGCGAATCCATTGATTGATTTTGACGGGCATCTTAAGCAAGCGCTGCAGGCAAGAGAGATTCGCGCGAAGCGTCGCGTCTCCGAAAAGGAATTCATCGAAATGGCGCAGGATCCGGCGACGCTGGTGCTGGATGCGCGCAGCGCCGGTAAGTACAAGCTGCTGCATGTCGAGGGCGCCGTTAATTTGCCCTATACCGACTTTACTGCAGCGTCGCTGGCGGAGGTAATTCCGACCCCAGAGACGCGCGTGCTGATTTACTGCAACAACAACTTCAAGAACGCTCCGGTGGCGCTCGCTCCCAAGAATGCGTTCGTGTCGCTCAACATCAACACTTATGTCGCGCTGTACAGCTATGGCTACAAGAACATCTATGAATTGAAACCGTTATTAGATCGCAACACGACGAAGATTAAATTTGCCGGGACAATCATCAACGCCGAGAAAACTACCGCGTCACCGACTGCACGCAGCGAAACCCCGTAA